ATCCTCCATTTAAATGAGTTTGAGTAAAAGTCATAAGTGGATCCATGGCGATATTTACACCTACATGCTTCATGGACACCATACTTCTCACTCCACCCATAGAGCTTCCTATAGCAACTTCTAGGGCCACCTTCTCATTAGTGGAAAACTCCGCATAGATTTCAGGAAATTCTCTAACATGCTCTAGTAATTCCACCGTAGGGGAACCTGGGTAGCTTGCTGCGACTTTTCCACCTGCTTCATAAAAACCTCTTGCTATAGCAGCATTACCTGACATAACCTGTTTCTCAATTGGCATTTTTATCACTCCTGTTCTTAAGCTTTATCTATTAACCTACATAAAGAAATTACCCCATTAGGAGTATTATTAACCATATTGTTTTAATATCTTCATAAAATAAATACTTCATGGCTGTTTTCAAAATCATATTGAGGGTAAATAGATTAAGTAACATTATTTTAAATAATTATATTTTTCAATGGAGGCTAAAACTATGAAAAATGCAACAGAAATTCTAAAATATGCAATGAATATGGAAAAAAAGGCTCAGGAATTTTATAACTTCTACAAAGACAAGGTTTCTAGCAAAAAAATCAAGGAGATTTTTGAAGGGCTAGCATCAATGGAAGAAGAGCATTACAGCATTTTAGAAAGGCAATTAGAATCACTTGAGAAAAATAACAGTTTTACTGAAATCAATTTAAAAGAAGCAGATGGTGAAAATATAATTCAAAATAAAACTAAAGATTTAGAGCACGTTGATTTTGAATATGATTTATCTGACTTACCAATACTTAGAATGGCTTATGCTATGGAAAATGATTTTGCTATTTTCTACGAAAAAGCATTGGAGCAAACTGAAGATGAACAGGCAAAATATTTACTCAGTACTCTTGCCAAATGGGAAAGAGAGCACAGAGATTCATTTGAAGAGGAAGTTAAAAATGCTATGCAATCTACTTGGTTTTCACAAAGCTTCTATCCATTTTAACGAAAAACTCCTAGTCATTCGACTAGGAGTTTGTAAGTTTTTGTTTGATTGCAAAAATCGCTGCTTGAGTTCTATCTTGAAGATCTAGCTTTCTAAGAATACTTGACACATGATTTTTAACTGTCTTTTCACTTATTACCAAGTGATCAGAAATATCTTTATTACTCATACCTTCAGCTATCAGAAGAAGAACTTCATACTCTCTTCTAGTAAGAGAATCTACTCCTGATTTTATATTTCTGCTGACTCTTTGTCTGTTGATTTCTTTGAATAGCTCCCCTGCAAGATTTGGATGGATATAGCTACCTCCGTTATAAACGGCTTCAATAGCTTTTACAAGCGAATCAGTTTCCGCATCCTTAAGCATATATCCATTTGCTCCGAGGTTCAAAGTTTCAATTAAATACTCTCTAGTATCATATACCGTAAGCATGATTATCTTAGTTTCAAAGTCCAATTGCTTCATTTTCTTAAGCGTTTCTATACCGTTCATGTTTGGCATATTAATATCTAATAGTACGATATCTACTGGATTTTGCTCTATATAATCCAAAGCTTCATATCCGTCTGCCGCTTTAAAAACTACTTCGAAGTTGTCTTCCATCTCAAGAATTTTTGTCAAACCCTCTCTCATTAGGGCATGATCATCAACTATCATAATTTTTACTGTGTTCATTTGGCTCCTCCTCATTAGGTATACTAAACATAACTTTAGTACCTTTTCCTACTACAGATTTTATTGTTATTGAACCATGCGCTATTTCTGCTCTTTCTTTCATAGAAGAAAGTCCAAAAGACTTATCTTTAGCTTCAGTAAAGCTTTCAGTATTAAAGCCTTTTCCATCGTCAGAAACACTTCCATTTATAGAGTTTTTTCTTATATCCATCCGAATAATAACATTTTTAGCTCCAGAATGCTTTATTATATTATTTAGAGACTCTTGAACTATTCGATATACTATTAACTTATTCAATGAATTTATAATAGGATAATCCGAAATATTTTTTACTTCAATTGCAATATTCTTTTCATAGCTCATATCAGCAGCCATACGCTCAATCGTAGGAATAAGTCCAACCTCATCTAGCGATATTGGTCTCAAATCATACATTATTCCTCTTATTTCCTTTAAAACTGCTCTAAGCTGAGACTTTATATCTTTAAGTTCATCCTCTATATGTATATTGCCTCTTTTTAAAAGTTTTTCAACTATCTCTGTTTTGATAACTAAAGACGCAATATTTTGAGCAGGACCATCGTGAACATCTCTTGCAATTCTCCTTCGTTCTTCTTCTTGAGCCTTGATAATCTTCATTCCAATTTGAGTTTTATCCTCTAAATTGCTTATTGTTTTTCCTAAATCCATTAAATCTGATACCAAAAAATCCATTACCGATTTCATTTTAGACATTAGACTTTCAGCTTGTTCCACTATTTCATAATTTTTTTTAAGCCTGATTTCTAGCTGATTCCGTTCTCTAATTAGATTTTGTTCCTCTTCCCTTTTTAAAAGAAGCTGAACCTGCTTATCTTTAGCTTCATTATAGGCTTTTCTAATATCACTTTCAGAGTATTCTCCTATGTTTTTGCTCACTAAAAAAAGTTTTTGCCTACTTTCCTTTTCTTCCTTAGTGAGTTTCTCCGCTTCTTTTATTACAACTAGAACCTTTAGTTTAAATTTTTCAATTTCTTGCAGGATTAGTTCGCATTCCTTTAAAACGTTTTCAGAAATATTGAATATCTCTTCCTGTCCACTTTGAATAGATAAAATTACATCATTTATTACTTTGTCCAGACTCTTAGGAGAAAACCCCGACTCATTCATAACCTTATAGCCCCTTAAATTATTATAAATATAATATACAGTTTTTTCTACAAATTGCTATATAGAATTTAGTTAAATTACAAAAAAAGAGCATATAGCCCTTTATTTTTTACATGTCGAGTAGTTCTTTTTTCTCAGTTTCGTCTAGAACTTGTAATAAGTCTAATATTATAACCATTCTTTCTTCTAGTTTTCCTATACCTTCAATATATTTTTTATCATCTCCAGTAATAATAGCTGGAGTTTCCTGAATCTGATTATCATCCATTGTTATAACTTGAGAAGCATCGTCCACCATAAAACCAACAAGCTTATCCTCAAGATTAAGAACCAAAACTCTATGAGCTATATTAGCAGTTTCCTCAGGTTTTGAAAATCTTTTTTTAAGGTTTATGATAGGAGTAATTTCTCCTCTAAGATTTATTATTCCTTCTACAAAGTGAGGAGTATTGGGAACCTTTGTCACCTCAACCAATTCAGTTACTTCTTTCACTCTCATAATATCAATGCCATATTCCTCTTCGTCAAGCTTAAAAACTACATATTTTCTTTCAGCCATCCTAAGCCCTCCTTAATTTTTTTGGATTTTAATACTATCTAGCTGTTGTCTTAGATTATTCTTAAATCTATTTACGTATTCTTGCCTTAAATTTTTCTGCTCTTGCTTTTCTATGTCATTCAAACCTTCTTGCTTAGATTTCTTTGAAAGAAAGTTTATTCTTTTTACCAATTCTTCTTCCGACATGGTTCACCTCTTATTTATTAATTTGGAATTTTATACTTCATTTTATTTTTTTCATCACTTAAGAACTCTATTATACCATTTTTAAGCGTATTTAAATTGATTTCTATGTCATTTTCTTGCATATGTGCAATACTTATTCGAAATTCATTTTCAGCTTTAATATTATAATAAAATAATGGTCCCTCAAGAACCTTAACTCCTTTTGACTCCAAGAAAATTTTTAAGTCAATTGAGCTGTAGTCCTTTGGAAGTGCCGCAAAGAAATTCACACCCCCTGAAGCCTTTCTAAAAGTTAATATATCAGAAAAATTGCTATCAATATACTTCTTCGCAATTTTAAATCTAGATTCATAAACCTTTTTTATGATATCCAAATGATTTCTCCAACCGAAAAAAGTCATGTAATAATATAATGAAAGCTGAGTAAAACTTGATGTAGATATATCCATAGAATATTTTATTCTACTTATTACATTTCTAACGTGAATAGGCATTTCCATAAAACCTATCCTAAGCCCGGGCATTAAAATTTTTGAAAAACTCTTAATATATATTACCCTGTTTTCTTCGTCATAAGCTCTAAGCGGTTTTATTTTAGTATTATTAAAATCAAAATCACTCATATAATCATCTTCTATTATCATAAAGTCAAACTGTCTAGCAAGATTTAGTATCTCTTTTTTCTTTTTTTCACTATAACATACACCTGTAGGGTTTTGATAATTGGGCATAGTGTATAATATCGAAGGTTTAATTTTTTCCAGTTTCATTTTTAGAATGCCTATATCAATCCCATCGTCAAGTACAGGAATCCCTACGACCTTTACTCCATGCTCTTTGAATACATCAATTGCTCCTGGATAACTGGGTTCTTCAATAAACACAACATCCCCATAATTAAGTATAGAATTTACAATTATATTTATTCCTTGCTGGGCTCCAGATATAATCTGTATCCTATCCGGCTCGCTTTCTATAGATAAACTCTTCATATAATCACAAAGACTAATCCTAAGTAGCTCATATCCTAAGCCTTCGTGATAATCAAATAAAGTCTCTCCCTCTTTTTCAATAGCAATAGCCACAGCCTCTTTAAATTTATCGACTGGAAACATATTAGCTTGAGGATTTGCAAGATCAAATCTAACAGCTTTTATTACTTCCTTTGAGGCGGAAGCTTGAGGATAAATATAAGATCCGCTGCCTTCTTTTTTATATATATATTTCTCTTTTTCAAGCAAATCATAAGCTTTTACAGATGTAGATATATTAATGTTTAAAAAAGCACTCATTTCTCTTAGAGGTGGAAGCTTCTCAGAAGCTTCTATCTTACTATTCTCTATCAGATTTTTAATATGCTTATAAAGCTGGATATACTTTGGTCCATTTTCCTTCTTAAAATCAATTCTAAATTTTTCCATAGCTACCTCTTTATATATATCCATAGTATTTTTCTTAACTAATATAGCTTACATTATATGATAAATAAAAAAAATAATCAAAGATTGCTAAGTTAGCCATAAATTATCTCTATCATAAAATAAATTCAGTACGAAATTAAAAAAGCCTGCCATCATTTTACGAGGCAAGCTTAAATACTATGATTATTAACCTTCTTGGATATACTCTCTTTCAAACATATCGCATTTATTAGTAGTGCATCTTTCATTTATGCAATGAATGCAAGTAATAAATCCGCACTTTCTTTGCGAAACAAATCCCTTAATTTCTTTTTTATCAGTTGTTTTACCTACTTTATTTTGCATTGTCATGCTATGCACCTCCATAATAAAATAATATATTTGCAATTTCATAATCCTATAATATCATTTGTATTTATATCTGTCAATGCATAATCTAACATTCACAAAATCATTTTTGTGTTTTTAAAAACATTTTCTCGAAATATTCATCTCTGTTTTTTCTT
This is a stretch of genomic DNA from Acetoanaerobium sticklandii. It encodes these proteins:
- a CDS encoding ferritin family protein, whose product is MKNATEILKYAMNMEKKAQEFYNFYKDKVSSKKIKEIFEGLASMEEEHYSILERQLESLEKNNSFTEINLKEADGENIIQNKTKDLEHVDFEYDLSDLPILRMAYAMENDFAIFYEKALEQTEDEQAKYLLSTLAKWEREHRDSFEEEVKNAMQSTWFSQSFYPF
- a CDS encoding response regulator, producing the protein MNTVKIMIVDDHALMREGLTKILEMEDNFEVVFKAADGYEALDYIEQNPVDIVLLDINMPNMNGIETLKKMKQLDFETKIIMLTVYDTREYLIETLNLGANGYMLKDAETDSLVKAIEAVYNGGSYIHPNLAGELFKEINRQRVSRNIKSGVDSLTRREYEVLLLIAEGMSNKDISDHLVISEKTVKNHVSSILRKLDLQDRTQAAIFAIKQKLTNS
- a CDS encoding sensor histidine kinase, with the translated sequence MNESGFSPKSLDKVINDVILSIQSGQEEIFNISENVLKECELILQEIEKFKLKVLVVIKEAEKLTKEEKESRQKLFLVSKNIGEYSESDIRKAYNEAKDKQVQLLLKREEEQNLIRERNQLEIRLKKNYEIVEQAESLMSKMKSVMDFLVSDLMDLGKTISNLEDKTQIGMKIIKAQEEERRRIARDVHDGPAQNIASLVIKTEIVEKLLKRGNIHIEDELKDIKSQLRAVLKEIRGIMYDLRPISLDEVGLIPTIERMAADMSYEKNIAIEVKNISDYPIINSLNKLIVYRIVQESLNNIIKHSGAKNVIIRMDIRKNSINGSVSDDGKGFNTESFTEAKDKSFGLSSMKERAEIAHGSITIKSVVGKGTKVMFSIPNEEEPNEHSKNYDS
- a CDS encoding chemotaxis protein CheW; this encodes MAERKYVVFKLDEEEYGIDIMRVKEVTELVEVTKVPNTPHFVEGIINLRGEITPIINLKKRFSKPEETANIAHRVLVLNLEDKLVGFMVDDASQVITMDDNQIQETPAIITGDDKKYIEGIGKLEERMVIILDLLQVLDETEKKELLDM
- a CDS encoding PLP-dependent aminotransferase family protein — encoded protein: MEKFRIDFKKENGPKYIQLYKHIKNLIENSKIEASEKLPPLREMSAFLNINISTSVKAYDLLEKEKYIYKKEGSGSYIYPQASASKEVIKAVRFDLANPQANMFPVDKFKEAVAIAIEKEGETLFDYHEGLGYELLRISLCDYMKSLSIESEPDRIQIISGAQQGINIIVNSILNYGDVVFIEEPSYPGAIDVFKEHGVKVVGIPVLDDGIDIGILKMKLEKIKPSILYTMPNYQNPTGVCYSEKKKKEILNLARQFDFMIIEDDYMSDFDFNNTKIKPLRAYDEENRVIYIKSFSKILMPGLRIGFMEMPIHVRNVISRIKYSMDISTSSFTQLSLYYYMTFFGWRNHLDIIKKVYESRFKIAKKYIDSNFSDILTFRKASGGVNFFAALPKDYSSIDLKIFLESKGVKVLEGPLFYYNIKAENEFRISIAHMQENDIEINLNTLKNGIIEFLSDEKNKMKYKIPN
- a CDS encoding DUF896 domain-containing protein — translated: MSEEELVKRINFLSKKSKQEGLNDIEKQEQKNLRQEYVNRFKNNLRQQLDSIKIQKN